A region of Selenomonadales bacterium 4137-cl DNA encodes the following proteins:
- a CDS encoding MBL fold metallo-hydrolase: MPSVKRRVAVLLTALVFMSACLLLPSPVAAQSGLTKIADGVYAYADVRNMSPANSFGANAGVIIGKHGIAVVDTLVSAREADRLIRDIRALSALPVKYAVNTHWHLDHAFGNCRFAAMGAAIIAHDSEKDKLALHGPATLKNPQMYGMTAQDFADTTIAAPKLTFTDRMTIDLGGQRVELIHVAPSHSDGSLLVYLPDKKILFAGDVLFTGYHAFAGDGDIDGWLKTLDYILDMDVALIIPGHGPVSSKNDVIAMKEYLITLDAKAKELCARSDDVAYITAELLKALPPRAEGAHLIQGNIVYKYLKKN, from the coding sequence ATGCCTTCCGTCAAGCGTCGCGTCGCAGTATTGCTGACCGCCCTTGTATTTATGTCCGCCTGCCTGCTTCTCCCCTCCCCTGTCGCCGCCCAGTCAGGGCTGACGAAAATCGCCGACGGCGTATACGCCTACGCCGATGTCAGGAACATGTCGCCGGCCAACAGCTTCGGCGCCAACGCCGGCGTCATCATCGGCAAGCACGGCATCGCCGTCGTCGACACCCTCGTCTCCGCCAGGGAGGCGGACCGGCTAATTCGCGACATCCGCGCCCTCTCAGCCCTGCCGGTCAAATACGCCGTCAACACCCACTGGCACCTCGACCACGCCTTCGGCAACTGCCGGTTCGCCGCCATGGGCGCCGCCATTATCGCTCACGACAGCGAAAAAGACAAACTGGCCCTGCACGGTCCGGCCACGCTCAAAAATCCCCAGATGTACGGCATGACCGCACAGGACTTCGCCGACACGACCATCGCCGCCCCCAAGCTCACCTTCACGGACCGTATGACGATCGATCTTGGCGGGCAGCGGGTCGAACTCATCCACGTCGCCCCCTCCCACTCCGACGGCAGCCTTCTCGTCTACCTGCCAGACAAGAAAATTCTGTTCGCCGGCGACGTTCTCTTCACCGGCTATCACGCCTTCGCCGGCGACGGGGACATCGACGGTTGGCTCAAAACCCTCGACTACATCCTCGATATGGACGTCGCTCTGATCATTCCCGGCCACGGACCAGTGTCGTCCAAAAACGACGTTATCGCCATGAAAGAGTACCTCATTACCCTCGACGCCAAAGCCAAGGAACTGTGCGCCCGTTCCGACGACGTCGCCTATATCACCGCCGAACTGCTCAAAGCGCTGCCGCCGCGGGCCGAAGGCGCCCATCTCATCCAGGGCAACATCGTCTACAAGTACCTCAAGAAAAATTAA
- a CDS encoding N-acetylmuramoyl-L-alanine amidase, producing the protein MYKINRHKLLTWVLLLTVALTIIAPLSVTQAAGVGDVLGALTAPTAPTSDGGGILNTLFSFLFDRILGPILNIFGGDSKSTGAPPVALPPTPSGGGPVLDSGVLRGKVIVVDPGHGGTNPGAVGNGTRESDNNLAVGLKLRDKLRQAGAKVVMTRETDRNVATPSSTLGQELQARVDIAERNNADLFVSVHSNSNPEPSIAGAMTFYPSGKSSKLALEVQSAIIRETAAVDKGTETATFYVLRNTSMPSILVEMGFVTNAAEASKLRDDGYRNRIAQGIFTGIARYFQAN; encoded by the coding sequence GTGTATAAAATAAATCGCCATAAGCTGCTGACCTGGGTTCTGTTACTGACGGTCGCACTGACCATTATCGCCCCTTTGTCAGTCACCCAGGCGGCCGGGGTGGGCGACGTCCTCGGCGCCCTTACCGCGCCGACCGCGCCGACGTCTGACGGCGGCGGCATTCTGAACACGCTGTTCAGCTTCCTGTTCGACAGGATCCTGGGCCCTATCCTCAACATTTTCGGGGGCGATTCAAAGTCGACCGGCGCTCCGCCTGTCGCCCTGCCGCCAACCCCGTCCGGGGGAGGCCCGGTGCTTGACAGCGGCGTGCTGCGCGGCAAGGTGATCGTCGTCGACCCCGGCCACGGCGGCACCAATCCCGGCGCGGTGGGGAACGGCACCCGCGAGAGCGACAACAACCTGGCCGTGGGCCTCAAGCTGCGCGACAAGCTGCGTCAGGCCGGCGCCAAGGTGGTTATGACGCGGGAAACCGACCGTAACGTGGCGACGCCCAGCAGCACGCTCGGCCAGGAACTGCAGGCCAGGGTTGATATCGCTGAGCGTAACAACGCCGACCTCTTTGTCAGCGTTCATTCCAACTCCAACCCTGAGCCGTCTATCGCGGGCGCCATGACCTTTTACCCCAGCGGCAAGTCGTCCAAGCTGGCGCTGGAGGTGCAGAGCGCCATCATCCGCGAGACGGCGGCGGTCGACAAAGGCACCGAAACGGCAACCTTTTACGTACTGCGCAATACGTCGATGCCGAGCATCCTGGTGGAGATGGGCTTCGTGACCAACGCGGCCGAGGCGTCGAAACTCCGCGACGACGGTTACCGCAACCGTATAGCACAGGGTATTTTCACGGGAATCGCGCGGTATTTCCAGGCCAACTGA
- a CDS encoding pitrilysin family protein, with protein MYQKSTLPNGIRVVTEAIPYVKSVTVGVWVGTGARNEEDHNHGISHFIEHLMFKGTANRSAKDIAESVDAVGGQLNAFTAKEYTCYYIKVLDNHLELALDILSDMILSSRYAQEDIAREREVVLEEVHMYEDSPDELVHDFYLDNVWPHHPLGRNILGSTEAIGRFDRNLVCEYYDNFYRPDNIVIAAAGNLTHAGVEELVGRFFGGFAGRKKTQAARPPLYKPTRRLHARDSEQVHFCLGTASVPQDSPDIYVAHVLNNILGGGISSRLFQAIREERGLAYSIYSYLSNYSDCGLFTIYAGTRPANLDQVIELVLENVEQLKNGDIGATELTKTKEQLKGNLLLGLESSSSRMSRLGKMEITMGKYTTLDEVVAKIEKVSIGDLRKMMDDIFVADKLSFTALGPVKNNALPKGLQA; from the coding sequence ATGTATCAAAAATCGACTCTTCCGAACGGTATCAGGGTTGTGACCGAGGCCATCCCGTACGTCAAATCGGTGACGGTCGGCGTCTGGGTTGGCACAGGTGCACGCAATGAGGAGGACCACAACCACGGTATCAGCCATTTCATCGAGCATCTGATGTTCAAGGGCACCGCCAATCGCTCGGCCAAAGATATCGCCGAATCGGTTGACGCGGTGGGGGGGCAGCTTAACGCGTTCACGGCCAAGGAGTATACCTGCTACTATATCAAGGTGCTGGACAATCACCTTGAACTGGCTCTCGACATTCTGAGCGACATGATTCTGTCTTCCCGCTACGCCCAGGAGGATATTGCCCGCGAACGCGAGGTTGTCCTGGAAGAGGTGCACATGTACGAAGACTCGCCCGACGAACTCGTGCATGACTTTTATTTGGACAACGTCTGGCCTCACCATCCGCTCGGCCGCAACATTCTCGGCTCCACCGAGGCCATCGGCCGCTTCGACCGCAATCTTGTATGCGAGTATTACGATAATTTTTACCGCCCGGACAACATCGTTATCGCCGCCGCCGGCAATCTCACCCACGCCGGGGTGGAAGAGCTGGTCGGCAGGTTTTTCGGCGGCTTCGCCGGCCGCAAGAAGACGCAGGCCGCGCGCCCGCCCCTGTACAAGCCGACCCGCCGCCTGCACGCCCGCGATAGCGAGCAGGTCCACTTCTGCCTGGGCACGGCGAGCGTTCCCCAGGACTCTCCGGATATCTATGTAGCCCATGTTCTTAACAATATCCTCGGCGGCGGCATTTCGTCGCGCCTTTTTCAGGCTATTCGCGAAGAGCGCGGCCTGGCTTACTCGATCTACTCGTACCTTAGCAACTACAGCGACTGCGGCCTGTTCACCATCTACGCCGGCACCCGCCCCGCCAACCTCGATCAGGTCATCGAGCTTGTTCTGGAAAACGTCGAGCAGTTGAAAAACGGCGATATCGGCGCCACCGAACTGACCAAGACCAAAGAGCAGCTCAAGGGAAACCTGCTGCTCGGGCTGGAGAGTTCCAGCAGCCGCATGTCTCGGCTGGGCAAGATGGAGATTACGATGGGCAAGTACACCACTCTCGATGAGGTTGTCGCCAAGATCGAAAAGGTGTCTATTGGAGATCTGCGAAAGATGATGGACGATATTTTCGTCGCTGACAAGCTGTCCTTCACCGCCTTGGGACCTGTTAAGAACAACGCCCTCCCCAAGGGCCTGCAAGCCTGA
- the dut gene encoding dUTP diphosphatase: protein MRNRGFEFIAAYKDSGLPLPERKTAASAGYDIVAAADVLLAPAEVALVPTGLKAYMQPDEYLGIHIRSGLAVKHALSLVNGQGIIDADYYDNPGNEGHILIAIFNHGGETVKIVRGERIAQGIFYKYLRADGDTATAGREGGLGSTGK from the coding sequence ATGAGGAACCGTGGATTCGAGTTTATCGCCGCCTATAAGGATTCGGGCCTGCCGCTGCCGGAGCGTAAGACGGCCGCCAGCGCAGGCTACGATATCGTGGCGGCTGCCGACGTCCTGCTGGCCCCGGCCGAGGTCGCCCTCGTGCCCACCGGCCTTAAGGCCTACATGCAGCCGGATGAATACCTGGGCATCCACATCCGCTCCGGGCTGGCGGTGAAGCACGCCCTCAGTCTCGTCAACGGCCAGGGGATCATTGACGCCGATTATTACGACAACCCCGGCAACGAGGGCCACATCCTCATCGCCATTTTTAACCACGGCGGCGAGACGGTCAAAATCGTCAGGGGCGAGCGCATCGCCCAGGGCATCTTCTACAAGTACCTGCGCGCCGACGGCGACACGGCGACGGCGGGCCGGGAAGGCGGCCTGGGGAGCACGGGGAAGTAG